Part of the Canis aureus isolate CA01 chromosome 3, VMU_Caureus_v.1.0, whole genome shotgun sequence genome, GGGGTGTTCTCAGGCTGCCATGGGGtcacaaaggaaaaggaaaaggaaaaggaaggaaggaaggaaggaaaaaagtcatgaaacgaaggagaagaaaaaaagagtagcaaGGAGTGGGATGGTAGTAGAAGGAAAAAGAGTCAATGGACAGAGAGGTAGCCTGGTGGGCGAAAGATCTGGCTTGTAGTCCTGCACCTGGTGCTAATTTGCTTCATGTCCCTAGGCAAGCCCCTCACTGATCTCCCCACCACAAAATGAGAGGCACCAGAGCCGCACCCTCCAAGCAATCACCTGGGGAGTCATTTCTATGACATAAGCCAGACCTCACTCCAACTGCCGAACTCACACATACCCACAGGAGTGTACAGAGATGTCTACACTGAAGGAAAGCCCTCTGGGCGATTCTGACTCCTGCTCTTTGTTCAGAACACCTGGATGAAATGAGAGCCAAGCTTCCCTCCAGCCCTACCATTCCGAGAGGCTCTGTGGTTCTGATGACAGACTTGTTTTCCTTCTATTGTGGCCCAAGCCTTGCTCTGGTGCCCAGCAGGCGGCCTGGTTCAGCTTCGCCACCCTTTCCACTGGAGGCAAAAGCCTGAGAGAGCAGCGGGTGAGACAGGCACCTTCCCAGGGTCCGGCGGGCACAGCCAAGTTCCTGGTGGTGAGCAGTAGAGGGCGCCGGCTTCTCTTCCCCGGGGAGAAGAGGTGTGTAAACAGAGAGGATAATGGAACTTCTGAACAGAAAAATACCTTAGAGAGCTTCCAGTCCAACCCATTCCAGGTACACAAGAGGAGATGTGCTCAGAGGGGGAAGACAGCTCATCAGGCCTAAATGCCAGTGGTCCAAGGGTGCTTCTGCTCGTTCAGAATTGACCTACTCGTTTTAGTCCTGTTGTCCTCATCAGGACCAAATCATGACATCTCTTGCCCTGCCATCTGCTCTCAAGTGTGCTTCATGAATTCTATCACaataacatgagaaaaaaaatcagactcgTGACTTGGAAGTCAGGGTTCTTGGGAATCCTAGGAAGAGCCCTTTCTTGATCTTGACCTCTTCTTTCATGCCCCACACCTCTTGCCCGCTCACCATCCTGTATCTTGGGGCAGTGATAATGCCAGAAATAGATCGCCTGAGAACAGGCTAGAAAAAAGGGAACCATCATTTAACCTGGATGAGAAAACACAAAAGGAGGTGCATATATCACTCTTCTGACACGTGAGGGAGTGTTAGCAAGGGGCTAGGAGCCGCAACTCCCGGAGTCCCTTGAAGGCAGAATGAGAATGGTGTTTGAGAACACTCAAACTTCAACTCTCAAGATTCCGGACCAGATTAAAACAGAGACATTTGAGTTGCGTTGGCAGTAGAAGgaaaagaagtagaaggaaaagtCCCCTCTGCCCACTTTGCTAACAAGAAACTAGCTGTGGGAAATCTGaagattttaaactaaagaccagaaaggtggtatttttttttctcccagtcaAGAATGAGGTTATGTGATGAGAGATGCcggggatggggaaggagggtTGCTTGTGTGATTACTGTGGAGGGAGACAGAAGACAAAAGATGGTCAAACTCTggtttagagcagtggttctcaaagtgtggtccccagcaGCATGGGCATCTCCTGGCAATTCGTTAGGTGTGCAAATTCCCAGGCTCTATCTACCGAATCAGAaagtctgcattttaaaaagtcccGCGGGGGACTTGGAGGCTTGCTGGAGTCTGAACATGGATGGTTCAGGGCTACGTGTGGCTTACACACAAGAGGGTTAGACGGCCTCCAGATATCCTCATGAGATTCCCTGTGCCCATCGAGTCAGGGATTCAACACAAGCCAGAGAAGCAGGTGTAGCTGGTTTGGCAGCTTTAGGCCTCATGGAGGCCGTCCTCTTTCTCCAAGGATGAGAATCAGAGGATCAAGGAAAAGGTCATTCTACTGTCATCTCTGAGCCTTTCTGCTTTGAGGAAAGGTGCAGAGAGGCAAGCTGTCAGGCAGTTTGCAGTTCAGCTGGCCACTAAAGGAAGACAACGGTGACATGTTCAGATATCACTGCTCCGGATAAGTGGGTTTTGCACTCTGCAAGGGTGTCATTTGTGTGGAAACCCACCGTCCTCCCTCCCCAAGAGCAAGGCACCCCAGAGAACTTGTGGCCCCAGCCTCACCCTCCTCAGTGACTCGGAGGGGGATCAGCCGTGTGGTCTTCACAAAGGGGCGATGTGCTTCAAAAGCAAACTCCCGGGACACGTTGCAGGTGTAGAGGCCAGAGTCATTCAGGGTGACGTTGAGCACAGTGATGGAGACATCCTGCAAGTCCTTGCTCCCGTTCCACTGCAGGCGTCCCTGGAAGGGGCTCTCTACCTCCTGCTGGCCGTTTCGATACTCATAGATCTGCAGGTAGAGAAGCAAAAGAGAGTAGGGCCAGGAGAGAAAATAGGGCGGGAGAGCCAGGATGGGGACAGGTCAGAGCAAAAGAGCAGAATTGTGCATGGACAGAGGAGAAAGGGGACAGTGTTACAAGGAGATCCCAAGCGTGGGTGTAGGATGAGGAGGCTTGGAGGAGGGCAggcaagagagaaaggcagggaaacGTGAGCAAAGGTAAACATGTATCGGGATATTCAGACACAGCAAAGGAAGATGCAGAaagggggaggcaggaaggaggctggCAGGAAAAAAGAggtgcaaagaaagaaaacaaaagaaggtgagtgaaggggcgcctgggtggctcagtcggttaagcatctgccttcagctcgggtcacgatctcagagtcctgggatcaagcctcgaatcaggctccctgctcagcagtgagtcatctgcttctccctctccctctgcctttcctcttgctcgtgctctctctctctctcaaataaataaacacaatcttttaaaaattatttttaaaaaaggtaaatgaaGCATACAGGAGACCAGGAGGGGGaaactgagagaaagaaaaaattggaaggagagagagagagagcaaaagagagtaAGATGGGTCACCGGGGCACCAGTGAGAGAACAGGGCATAGAGACCAGGAAGGCCAGCTTCCTGAGTCACAAAGACATTTGAAAGCCTCGGCCTCAGAACTTGACTCTCTGATCTGGTTCTCACTGAGGGGATGTGGCCAGTCTGGGTGGGCGACAGACTGGGACCCAGGATGCCAAAGTGTCACAGACGAGCAGAGAGCTGCAAAGTGATATGCACACCTCATGTCTTTTACTTTGGGCTGAATAATAACTGAAATGCGGTCTCAAAACTTCTTTTCTCAGACACCTCCACCGTCTTATTCTCTACAGCTGTGCTGTCCATTCTGGTCTCCACTTGGCACGTGTGGCTATttacatgaaaaattaaatgactagaaattaaataaaatgtaaaactcacAAGAcacatttcaagggctcagtGGCCACATGTGGCTCGTGGCTACTGTACTGGACACCATGAATATGGAACATTTCCACTTTCACAAAAATTCCTAGGAGACAGCATTGCTTTGTACGGCCACTACTACCTTCTgaagtttcctttcttctgtctgAGTCAACTTCTACTCACTTTGGGCAGACCTGGAAACAAAGTCGGTGGCTAGCACACAACCAGGCTGAGGCCACTGGGGGCCTTTGCCTCTGGCCCAGACATCCAGGTGCCTGTGACCTGGGGACTAGCCTTGGTCACAGTCAACTCTGAGCGAATCCCAAGATTTCAGGGGAGTCTACTGGTTCCAGTTCTGGCACCCGATTGGAGCATACACTCAACTTCACCCTGCTGTTGTCTCCAAGAAGTCTTTGTAGGAAAGAAACTTGCCTCTGGGACGGTGGCATAGTGCAGTAAAAAGAGCTTTGTGTCCCTAGTTCGAATCTAAGCTCTCTAATCAACTTGACTTCTTTGGACCTCAGTAGCTTCACTTATGTACTTATACCTTTTCTCCAGAAAACACTTATATCATGCCTCCTATATTCCAGGGCTCTtctaaatgcattaaaaattaaagctaaCAACTTTGAAGGTAACAGTTCTCTGAGGCTGCTATGGTTTGCATCTCCATGTtagagatgaggacactgaggcacagggcTGAAGCAGACTGTCCCAGGGCACAGAGCTCATAGGTGGTGGAATCAAGACTCAAACCCAGGCATTGAGGTTCCAGAGTCCAGCCATCCCCAAGATGGTATTCAAAGCATGTACCAACCACATTGGCCGTGGCACCAACCAATCAGAATTGACATTAGCCACGGCACAGGGCAGAGTCTtggaggctccctgctctgttAGGGTGATTCCTTAGTTTCTAGAACATAAGGAGATCCGCAGGTTCCTGGTGGGACCGATGGCGGTGAGACCACTAGGGAGGCTTGGCACAGCAAATATCCAGTATagaactatttaaatatttcactcatcATGGATGCTGTGCTGGGCACGCCAGTTGAAGAGCAGTTTGGTCATTCCTGTCACTCTTACTGCCCTGAGATTGTGAGATTTCAGCAAGCTAACCTACGCTATTCCATTTAATGACGCTGAGTGTCATTTCAATTTTTCTACCAATTTAATCCATCCACTCCAATGGTGCAGAAAATTAAACACCTGCGAAGTGCCTTATTGGGTGCCGAGCACACAGTAGGCTCTAAGcgctgtttctctctcctcccccttcccctgctcatgacCAGGACTGCTCACAGCTGGCCAAGTGCCCTTCCTTTCACAGAGGCTGGGCTGTCAGTTATCTGCTGGGGAGCTGTCAGTGCTTTGAAAAGAAAGAGCCAGTATTTGTCAGATCTTCATTCCCCAGACTCTCAGGAGCCAGGCACATAACAGCAGAGGCAAGTAAAAgaaaggccagaaaaaaaaaaaaagaaagaaagaaacgaaaagaaagaagaaaggccaGAGTCAGCAGCCAGACATACAAGGAAATCTTTACCGCCCTCGGGCCTGTAGAACCATTCCACCACGGTGGtggcctccacctcctccctcttcATGCAGGAGATGCAGCGCAGCTTCATGGGGTTGCCCTGAACGGCCTCCGTCTCCGAGGGCACTTCCACACACACAGGGAAGCAGACACTGACTGGAGAGAGGCCGGGTGACAGGGAAGGAACAGGAGGTATTGGGGAGGCAAGTACCAGGAGAGCAACATTGGAGAataagagggagggagaagagacaaagaagcaAGAATCATGAGACAAACTTGAAAGTCGCATGGACATGTATGTACATCTTCACCTGTGCTCCCCAAGGATGCTCACTCAGAGCAGGCAGGGAGTGAGCTAGAGGAGCCATGCATGACTCAGAATTTACCGAAAGCCTCCTAGGATGCAGCTGGGATGTGGTACAGCCTAGAGCCCTACCCTCAAAGGCTTAGAGTCTTGGTGGGAAACAGGGGGCGCACACACACCCATTCACTGACCATCCATGCAACCCTTCATTCAGCCACCATTCACTGAACTCTACTCTATGCCAGGCCTAATGCTAGGCTAAGTCACAAAGATGAACGAAACACTAACCACACCCGAAAGGCATTTATAGTCTAGCAGGGAACACATACTCCTACGTATCATTAAATGGGGCTATGATGAATGCCATGCTGGTGATGTGTTCTGTTCCCAGAGGAGGGACAATTATTCCTGGTGGgactggggagagagaaagagaaggaagatgagGCTGGGGTCTAGAAAGGGAGCTAGAACCACACTGTGAAGACCTTTCTATGAGGGGTCAGATGTTTGCAAGCCTCAGAGAGATGTAACTAAATCTGAAGTCTATGGAAAAAATGTAGGTAATTCTGATGCCTGGTGGGAGATGGAGCAGCCTTGAGGAAGACAGTGAACTGACCACTCGTCTGGAGTGGAGAGTCGTCTTTGCAGAGGAGTAGAGAGAACCAAAGTTAAAATCTGGAGAGAGGTCAGATTGGGGGGAACACCTTACATGCCATATGGAGGTCTGGACTTACAGTCCCCGCCCTCTAGAAACTTGTAACCCATTAAAAAAAGGCAAGTACATCAGACTGTACTTTCAGAATGAGTCAAAAGTGGGATGTGGCTGCCAACAAGGCAAGTGCAAATGTGGGCTGCATTAACAGATGTACAATGTACAGAATGAGAAACAGTGCCTCTGCACTGTTCAGAACAAATCTGGATCATTATAATCAGTTCAGGGTGTCACGTTTTGCAAAAGAAAGTTGTTCAATGAGTGCATGCCCAGAGGGGAGCAAGATGGAGAAGGGTCTGGGGAAAAAATCTGGGGAAAAACAGATGGGAGGACGAGGGGGTGCCTGACTTGGACACAGAACTTAtctgtcttcaaatatttgaagggaGGCctgtggaaaagaaaataaattctgtccAATTCCAGAAATTATAAGAAAGTAAGTtgagctcattaaaaaaaaagagagagagaaagagttttcTGGTGCTAAAGCTGTTCACctaatgcaaaaaaatatttggtaaagaGTTTACACTTCATTGTATGGAAGATTAAAAAGTGGGATGACCATGAAAGATTCCTATATCAGGACTTCTAGGGCCCCTTCTGATGCTAccttctcatgaataataaaaacagaagccctaaaaaaaaaatgaagccatacACATTGATATTTAAAAGCTAGtacatacccaccatttgcttcaatgtgaatggaactggcgggtaatatgctgagtgaagtaagtcaatcggagaaggacagacattatatggtttcactcatatggggaatataaaaaatagtgaaagggattaaagggaaaggagagaaaatgagagagaaatcagagagggagacagaacatgagagactcctaactcttggaaacgaacaaggggtagtggaaggggaggtgggtgggaggatggggtgactgggtgacgggcactgaggggggcacttgacggatgagcactgggtgtaatgctatatgttggcaaactgaactccactataaaaatatacaaaaaaagaaataaagtttaaaaaaagctACTACACTGTAAATGGTTAGTCTGTTTCTGTATTGGCAAACAATTCATTCTAAAAACAGAGGTTTAGAGCTTAAAATGAGATTGACTAACTAATtgagtcaaaaaataaattacatttgacTGACTTTGAAGGCAAAAATTGTCATTATTAAACACAGAGTTTAAAAAACAAGTGGCACTAGAATTTCTCACCTCACTGATTGCCAGGGTGGATTTGGCTGAACTGGCTGGCTAGGCAGGTGTCCCCTTCCTACCTCACTGCCCCATGTGCATCCCTCCCAAAGCTGTGCACTTGAAGAGGACAATCTTATAAAGGAGGACCATTCTTTGTCAAGGGCATATGAGAAGCTgtgctcccctgctagaacctaCAAACAAGCTCTCAAGATCCATTTGTCAGAGAACATGGGGTAGTCACGCTTTCAACACTCCGGACGTATCCGAATGAGGCACTGCAGATGGCAGTCACctttctataaaaacaaacaagtggcACTATGATGGAACTTAGAACATCAAAGTAAAATCAAATTAATTGGTTTTAAAACTCTCAAGCAAGCTGAGGCTGGTCTTATATGGTAGTCTGCAAGAAGATCTCCTGCTTCTGCATATGGACCATCACTTCCAAGGAGAGAGGCTCTGTATCTAGAAAGAACTGATCAGAAACACTTTCAGAGTGTGATGTGTTTGAAGTCTTGATTGTTGACCTggttgaaaaaaaagagaaaagaaggtgtGGTCTGTGCAAAAGTTTGGGAATGAATAGAGGATGTGTATTGAGAACTCTGTGTCGCAGGCAGCCTTAGGGCATATTCATATTTAATGAGACCTGGTATAGATTAAGTTAGTTCAGCGATGATGGCTTCAAAGCAGGATAGGAAAATGTACCAAGGAACGCACAGGAACAAATACAGAGGCAGGATGAAGATGTACTTAGCAGCTGAAGGCCTCAGTTTATCTACTCTTTAACCTCTGAGACTCAGTATATTCATCAACAGCATGCTGAAAATAACATCTATCTAATACAGTATTTTATGGAGTGATTTATAGGAATGTGCTTTGTACGCATATGACTTGTTAAGGTATTTTACCCTTCATCTGCTTGTTagctattcaacaaatatattgtGTGCTTATCAcgtgccaggcacttttctagGCAGTGACAATACAGCtgggaacaaaacagaaaccatCCCTGTTCTCATGGAGTCTACACATCCCAGGGGAGGGtgagaaaaataagatacattACAATAAGTACTATGAGTAAAAAGAGGGACATAGGCACATTGGGGACAGCCTCATGGAGACGGTGACAATGAGCAggcactgaaggaaaaaaatgagggaaagaagaaatatatgaatATCTGTGAGCAAGTGTGCCAAGTAGAGGAAAGAACATTCCAAGGATCCTAGGGTTGGAGTGTCTATTGAAAGCAAAGAGCATGATAAAGCACAGGGAACAAAGTGAGAAAGAAGGACACATAAGCCGGGGCTAGATCACAGCTGGTCTACACAATTAGAATTTTGACTTTTGCTCGGAGTGACATGGGGAACCCTGGAGTCTTCTGAGTGGAAGAATGATATGATTTATACAAAATTACATGATCTGACTGCTATGTTGAGAATAAGTGGAAGAGGTGAGGAAGGACAAGTATGGAAGCAAAGAGAATAGTTAAGAGGCTGGTATGCTGATCAGACCGAGAGACAACTCAATGGTTTTGCTTGGATGAAGGTGGTAGTAGAGCTGCTGGGGTTTGAAAAGGAATAATTTACTGGACCAACACCCTTGAATAGGTGACAGGCGATGTACTTTAGTGAACAAGTAGATGAATTGGTCTTAAATAGAAGCACAGTCAGATCGTTTACGGTTAAAGAAGGACAAACAGAATCTATGCAGTCAGGATATGACTATGGATAGCATGGCAGTCTCCCTTTTTCCTGAGTTGCTCCCGAGatgacaataattttttttaagattttatttattttttattaatgagagacacaaagagagagagagagagaggcagagacacaggcagagggagaagcaggctccatgtagggaacccgatgcaggactcgatccagggtctccaggatcaggtcctgggctgaaggcagtgctaaaccactgagccacccaggctgcccgagatgACAATAATCTAAGGTATCATCAGAGAGCAAGTGCTACTGACTGATTCCCTTCTCATGGCCAAAGTTCAATTTCAAGGCATAAGAATTCTGCTCATGGGGGTCTAGATAGTACACAAAATGGCCACAAAATCCTCTCATCCCTCTTTGCTTGACCTTTGCTAACATAACTTGTGGCTCCTTCCATCAAGAGGTgaaatctagggcagcccaggtggcccagtggtttagcgccgccttcagcccaaggtgtgatcctggagacccggggtcgagtcccgtgtggggctccctgcatggagcctgcttctccctctgtctgtctgtctgtctctctctctctctctctctgtctctcatgaataaataaaatcttaaaaaaaaaaaagaggtgaaatcTGTTTTTCCACCCCATGGAGACTGCCGCTCTGTCTACAAAACTCTCTAGATATCCAAGAAACATTGTACATATGGCAGGTAATCAAGCCACATGGCTGACTGTAAGTAATAAACTCCTGGAATAATCTTGGCCAAATCATTGGACCTTTGGTCTCTTCTTCAATTTCCATGGTAATAGTGAAGAAACTTCTGAGAAGGTAGAATGTGATGTTATTACTAATGATTATATTTAACTAAGGAATGGTATCGATCTATTATGAGGTGGAGAGTAATGTACTGAACTCACTCCTCTCATGCCcccaaatctttttcttctttttcttctttgggcaTTACTACATTGCACCTCGCCCCACCCCAAGCCCATTTTGCTCTAGAATGTTTTTCTTTGtggtaagataataaataaagaCTCTGATTAGaatgtaaatactttaaaaaagaggatAATAAATGAAGTTATCTGTAGATATTAACACCCTGAAGTGATTTGTCTATCAGATTAGCCAGTCACTTAGCAGATCCTTGAAAGAATGGGGTGCAGCAAGGTGGGCTGctaggaggaagagaggaaaacatgCCCCAATACAGCAGACACCTGGAAGAGTAGACCTGGACCTACAGGCTAAGCAGGCCTTTAGGTAAGGCAATGGCGTGACGGAGGGGAGGAAGAGTGGGGGCTCAGAAAAAGGATGAAAGGACAGATAACCATCTGGCAATCCAGCATAGCAGCACATGTGTCCATAAGAGGTACTAGAATAAGTACTAGAAGGTTGAAATCAGGAGACAAGAGTTCTCTAGCAAGTTCTTCCCTCTCCCTGAGCTCATTTCCTCACCTCTAAATTAGATATAATACTACTTTCCCCCTGAACACCCCCAGGGATTGATAGGGTAACCAAAAAGAAGTAATGAATTGAAAAATGCTTTGCAAACTATAACGCACCAGGCaagtgttgagtttttttttttaattacgtATTATATACTTTGTTAAAGGAAATAAGGGAACTCTTCAATATGTGCAGAAAGTAATATCATGGAAAAGAGTCTTTCCATTCATATTGCATCATGTGAAAAATCAACTTGGGAAGGGAGAACTTATCTAGTCGAAGTGGCCTTCAAATACTAGAATtacattcaaataaaatgaaattgcatTTGTGAATTGAGGCTCTTTCTCTTACATCTGATGATCAAGTTTCCCAAACCATCCCTCTTTGCTTCTGCAGCTTTTAAGTTTTGTGAACCAGTGTTCTGGTTATAAAGAAGCTGAGAATCAGCAAGCATGCGTGTAATGTGCCCATCTCttccaaaggttttattttggggtgcggtggggagtgggagtgaaGAGAGGGGTGGACACTGCCAAGTTCAGCAATATTCTGTAACTATTTCCTTACTCTTCAGTCTTAGACATTATCTGCTCCAACTTCCAAACTTTACCTATGAGGAACCAGATACTCTAAGGTCGTTACATAGCAAGCTAACGGCAGAGCTAAGACTCCAGAGCTAAGACTCCAAGCCAAGCTCTGTAAGTCTTAAGAGAGGCCTGGAATAAAGgcatgcccacccccacccctggaatTCAGGCAGGGATGctaaacatttaaattaaggTTTGGGAAGAAAGGCTCTGTAGAATCTTACCCGGGCCCTTGTCTGCAACTTCATTTCCCGTTGCTTTACCCACACTTTCTTATCCAGCCAGACAAACCTCTCCTAAGCCTCATGTCCCTAGTCTtagcctcccaccccccccccccccgaggaaATCCCAGCCTTAAATCTTCAAGGCAGGTGAGATCATTGGCAACCTATTATGTCTGCTCCATCTTCAGGTGTAGTCTACTCTACTGGGAATGGATGGCGGTGAGTCTACCCTTGGGATTGGCATTACTCTCCCTCTTTGTCCTTCCAGGACTGTCTCATCGGGCATTTTGTTCAACAGGAAGCTTGGCTTTGCTTTTGGTCACATGCACAATCCAGATAATGCTGGCAGCCAGTAACTCCTGGAGGCTTAATAAAGTGATACTAAGGCAAAGAGGCAATTCCCATCAGCATATTTGCCACTGCACAGGCAGGATGAGTTTCATGCCAACCATGGGAGAATAATCCCACATGCCCGGTTTCAATAAAGCAG contains:
- the SCN3B gene encoding sodium channel regulatory subunit beta-3 isoform X1, whose product is MPAFNRLFPLASLVLIFWVSVCFPVCVEVPSETEAVQGNPMKLRCISCMKREEVEATTVVEWFYRPEGGKDFLIYEYRNGQQEVESPFQGRLQWNGSKDLQDVSITVLNVTLNDSGLYTCNVSREFAFEAHRPFVKTTRLIPLRVTEEAGEDFTSVVSEIMMYILLVFLTLWLLIEMIYCYRKVSKAEEAAQENASDYLAIPSENKESSAVPVEE
- the SCN3B gene encoding sodium channel regulatory subunit beta-3 isoform X2, with the protein product MPAFNRLFPLASLVLIFWVSVCFPVCVEVPSETEAVQGNPMKLRCISCMKREEVEATTVVEWFYRPEGGKDFLIYEYRNGQQEVESPFQGRLQWNGSKDLQDVSITVLNVTLNDSGLYTCNVSREFAFEAHRPFVKTTRLIPLRVTEEAGEDFTSVVSEIMMYILLVFLTLWLLIEMIYCYRKVSKAEEAAQENAGSN